The following proteins come from a genomic window of Azoarcus sp. PA01:
- a CDS encoding EAL domain-containing protein, whose product MSRPENNFQVKAAWEKLLSGQFGGTTRALRPAIDDSWRRCLVGQVDPERGGARPPVERGELEALRNRNERLISASAPFMIQAREFLAHTGTVMILADPEGTILDVEGDAHLLDPIQHAGLVPGHNWQESSMGTNAIGTALALGQPIQVHASEHFCEAVQRWTCSAAVIRDPVDASVLGVLDLSGFRRDYSQHSLPLIATTANSIEARLAQMELERRFQLLEATVQRLSAADGVIVFDGRGRLVKVNERAAPALAAWGVTLSADTSLPVGSGASGMGSPQLPDWVVASRIEPVFRGVGLLGFIVSVPLPAVSPQPPPPAEIAPVPARESGESGGQQAMLATMIDQSASLVSLKDLDGRYEFVNRRFEEVFGMKSADIVGRTDAQLFEREQARQLRARDLEAIEQAVHSESTDEIDLGHRRLRLATVRFPIFDEAGRITALCTQATELDRAGLHAPAPSAGDAMGRTDEGVMITDAHGVILTVNAAFTRITGYSLQDVAGKLPSILQSGLHSKEFYERLWLSLAEHGRWQGEIQNRRKSGEIFPEWLTIYAVKGADGEVQSYIALFGDSSARQGGEFMTMHDALTGLPNRKLLMERLSDCIADARRRRDSLAVMLIDLDNFKGINDSLGHDVGDLLLQQVAERLRRCLCDAHTLARVGGDEFAVIVRSVTLDEIRRLAAHTLDYLSGSFCIRRHELCGAASIGISLFPEDGDTATGLLQNADTALYVAKAQGRNRLRFFAAEMQALVQQRMTLEAGLRAAIDNDRFEIVYQPQTALADGELVGAEALLRWRDPVLGDVPPGRFIPAAEEAGLIATLSEQVLAKVLSRIALWRCQGLVPPRISINIVAQQLREPHFVEHVCELLESRGVPPAAICLELTEGTLMEDLDGASQMLSRLTERGIAVSIDDFGTGYSSLAYLGRLPIHELKVDQSFVRGIAGEASKRSIITAIIDMAHALGMQVLAEGIETEEQLAFLKDRHCEMGQGYLFHRPLSADVFERLFAPGGGTPPRASAPFGRLAS is encoded by the coding sequence TTGTCTCGCCCGGAGAACAATTTCCAGGTCAAGGCCGCATGGGAGAAGCTCCTGAGCGGGCAATTCGGTGGCACGACCCGCGCGCTGCGCCCTGCGATCGACGACTCGTGGCGGCGCTGCCTGGTCGGGCAGGTGGATCCCGAACGCGGCGGTGCGCGCCCACCGGTCGAGCGCGGCGAACTGGAGGCATTGCGCAACCGGAACGAGCGCCTGATTTCGGCCAGCGCTCCGTTCATGATCCAGGCCCGGGAATTTCTCGCCCACACCGGCACGGTGATGATTCTCGCGGACCCCGAGGGCACGATCCTCGACGTCGAAGGCGACGCGCACCTGCTCGACCCGATCCAGCACGCGGGGCTGGTTCCGGGCCACAACTGGCAGGAGTCGAGCATGGGCACCAATGCCATCGGCACCGCGCTGGCCCTCGGGCAGCCGATCCAGGTCCATGCGTCCGAGCACTTCTGCGAAGCAGTCCAAAGGTGGACCTGCTCCGCGGCCGTGATCCGCGACCCGGTGGACGCATCGGTCCTCGGTGTGCTCGACCTTTCCGGCTTCAGGCGTGACTACAGTCAGCACAGCCTGCCGCTGATCGCGACCACCGCGAACAGCATCGAAGCGCGCCTCGCGCAGATGGAACTGGAGCGGCGCTTCCAGTTGTTGGAGGCGACGGTGCAGCGGCTGTCCGCGGCGGACGGCGTAATCGTCTTCGATGGCCGCGGCCGGCTGGTCAAGGTCAACGAGCGCGCCGCGCCGGCGCTGGCCGCATGGGGCGTGACGCTGAGTGCGGACACGAGCCTTCCAGTCGGCAGCGGAGCATCCGGGATGGGATCGCCGCAACTGCCGGACTGGGTCGTCGCCAGTCGCATTGAGCCGGTCTTCCGCGGCGTCGGGCTGCTCGGATTCATCGTCTCCGTCCCGCTGCCCGCGGTGTCGCCGCAGCCGCCGCCCCCTGCCGAAATCGCGCCGGTACCGGCAAGGGAGTCGGGCGAGTCGGGCGGCCAGCAGGCGATGCTGGCGACGATGATCGACCAGTCGGCTTCGCTGGTTTCCCTCAAGGACCTGGACGGCCGCTACGAATTCGTGAACCGCCGCTTCGAAGAGGTGTTCGGCATGAAATCCGCCGACATCGTGGGTCGAACCGATGCGCAGCTGTTCGAGCGGGAACAGGCCCGGCAGCTGCGCGCGCGCGATCTGGAGGCCATCGAGCAGGCCGTCCACAGCGAATCGACGGACGAGATCGACCTCGGCCACCGTCGGCTCCGCCTCGCCACGGTCCGCTTTCCGATCTTCGATGAAGCCGGTCGGATCACTGCGCTGTGCACGCAGGCGACCGAACTCGACCGCGCCGGCCTGCACGCCCCGGCGCCAAGCGCGGGCGATGCGATGGGGCGCACCGACGAAGGGGTCATGATCACCGATGCGCACGGCGTGATCCTGACCGTCAACGCCGCGTTCACGCGGATCACCGGCTACAGCCTCCAGGACGTCGCGGGCAAGCTTCCCAGCATCCTGCAGTCCGGGCTTCATTCGAAGGAGTTCTACGAACGCTTGTGGCTCAGCCTGGCCGAGCATGGCCGCTGGCAGGGGGAAATCCAGAACCGGCGCAAGAGCGGCGAGATTTTTCCGGAGTGGTTGACGATCTATGCGGTGAAAGGCGCCGACGGCGAGGTGCAGAGCTACATCGCGCTTTTCGGCGACAGCAGCGCGCGCCAGGGCGGCGAGTTCATGACGATGCACGATGCGCTGACCGGCCTGCCCAACCGCAAGCTGCTGATGGAGCGCCTGTCGGACTGCATCGCCGACGCGCGGCGGCGGCGCGACAGCCTCGCGGTGATGCTCATCGACCTGGACAACTTCAAAGGCATCAACGACTCGCTCGGGCACGACGTCGGCGACCTGCTGCTGCAGCAAGTCGCCGAGCGCCTGCGGCGCTGCCTGTGCGACGCCCACACGCTGGCCCGTGTCGGCGGCGACGAGTTCGCCGTCATCGTGCGCAGCGTCACGCTCGACGAGATTCGTCGCCTCGCGGCGCACACCCTCGACTATCTGTCGGGGTCGTTCTGCATTCGCAGGCACGAACTGTGCGGAGCCGCCAGCATCGGCATCAGCCTGTTCCCCGAAGATGGCGACACCGCGACCGGCCTCCTGCAGAACGCCGACACCGCGCTGTACGTGGCCAAGGCACAGGGCCGCAATCGCCTCCGGTTTTTCGCTGCGGAGATGCAGGCCCTGGTGCAGCAGCGCATGACGCTGGAAGCCGGCCTGCGGGCGGCGATCGACAACGACCGCTTCGAGATCGTCTATCAGCCGCAGACCGCGCTCGCCGACGGCGAGCTGGTCGGTGCCGAAGCCCTGTTGCGCTGGCGCGACCCGGTCCTCGGCGACGTCCCGCCGGGGCGCTTCATTCCCGCGGCGGAGGAAGCCGGGCTGATCGCCACGCTGAGCGAGCAGGTGCTCGCCAAGGTGCTGAGCCGCATTGCGCTGTGGCGCTGCCAGGGTCTCGTGCCGCCGCGGATCTCGATCAACATCGTCGCTCAGCAGCTGCGCGAACCGCATTTCGTCGAACACGTCTGCGAACTGCTCGAAAGCCGCGGGGTGCCACCCGCAGCGATCTGCCTCGAACTGACCGAAGGGACGCTGATGGAAGACCTGGACGGCGCGAGCCAGATGTTGTCCCGGCTCACCGAGCGCGGCATCGCCGTCAGCATCGACGATTTCGGCACCGGGTATTCATCCCTGGCCTATCTCGGCCGCCTGCCGATCCATGAACTCAAAGTGGACCAGAGCTTCGTGCGCGGGATCGCCGGCGAGGCCAGCAAGCGCTCGATCATTACCGCGATCATCGACATGGCCCACGCGCTCGGGATGCAGGTGCTCGCGGAAGGCATCGAGACCGAAGAGCAGCTGGCCTTCCTCAAGGACCGGCACTGCGAGATGGGGCAGGGCTACCTTTTCCATCGCCCCCTCAGCGCCGACGTTTTCGAGCGGCTGTTCGCACCGGGCGGCGGGACACCGCCCCGCGCCTCGGCACCTTTTGGCCGGCTGGCGTCGTGA
- a CDS encoding N-acetylmuramoyl-L-alanine amidase: protein MAITLPAQADPGRAPLVAVDIGHTLAAPGATSARGRTEFEFNRDLALQVSAALERLEVRTELVNDDGAIESLAARPAQVAAADFFLSIHHDSVGEWELEHWQPHGETHSYSDRWAGHSLFVSRRNPDLGRSTLCAVAIGARLQRAGFVPTQKNGRQREYADRQHAVHFYDNLVVLYRARQPALLFEAGVIKHRDEELLLRDPRRQVLMAGEIATGLAACLSAGR, encoded by the coding sequence CTGGCGATCACCCTGCCCGCGCAGGCCGACCCGGGCCGCGCACCGCTCGTCGCCGTCGACATCGGCCACACGCTCGCGGCGCCGGGCGCCACCAGCGCCCGCGGACGCACCGAGTTCGAGTTCAACCGCGACCTCGCGCTGCAGGTGAGCGCAGCGCTCGAACGGCTGGAGGTGAGAACGGAACTCGTGAATGACGACGGCGCGATCGAATCCCTCGCGGCGCGCCCGGCGCAGGTAGCGGCCGCGGATTTCTTCCTGTCGATCCATCACGATTCGGTCGGCGAGTGGGAGCTCGAGCACTGGCAGCCGCACGGCGAGACGCACAGCTACAGCGACCGTTGGGCGGGGCATTCGCTGTTCGTGTCGCGGCGCAATCCGGATCTCGGGCGCAGTACGCTGTGTGCGGTGGCGATCGGGGCGCGGCTGCAGCGGGCGGGTTTCGTGCCGACGCAGAAGAACGGGCGCCAGCGCGAATACGCCGACCGGCAGCATGCGGTGCATTTCTACGACAATCTCGTCGTGCTGTACCGCGCGCGGCAGCCCGCGCTGCTGTTCGAAGCCGGCGTCATCAAGCACCGCGACGAGGAGCTGCTGCTGCGCGACCCGCGCCGCCAAGTGCTGATGGCCGGCGAGATCGCGACCGGTCTCGCGGCGTGCCTGAGCGCGGGGCGCTGA
- a CDS encoding peptide chain release factor 3, whose protein sequence is MADTPSATPSVTPSAVPSATPFPPELLRDVERRRTFGIISHPDAGKTTLTEKLLLFGGAIQLAGTVKARKSARHATSDWMEVEKQRGISVSSSVMQFDYAGHTINLLDTPGHQDFSEDTYRVLTAVDAAVMVIDAAKGVETQTIKLLEVCRLRNTPIITFINKMDREVRESFDLLQEIEEVLKIDCAPITWPIGMGKTFRGVYHLLEDRVLRFAPGEEKRSEAEVIKGIANAQLDALFPLEVGKLREEVELIQGASHPFSLGDFLAGKQTPVFFGSGINNFGVQEILQALLDWAPPPQPRVAGAGEASERLVMPAEAPFSGFVFKIQANMDPKHRDRIAFFRICSGRYSSGMKVKHVRMGREMKLANALTFMANERVLKEDGVAGDIIGIHNHGQLHIGDTLTEGENLGYKGIPYFSPELFSAARLRDPLKSKQLQKGLQELGEEGAIQVFEQEGGNMLLGAVGQLQFEVVAQRLKDEYKVDAVFESADIHTARWLTFPDEVTRRNFEREQGMRVGKDVDGNPVYLATSRYNLEVTMEKWPKVGFHATREHGEKLS, encoded by the coding sequence ATGGCCGACACGCCCTCCGCCACGCCCTCAGTGACCCCTTCAGCTGTCCCCTCAGCGACCCCGTTCCCGCCCGAGCTGCTGCGCGACGTCGAACGTCGCCGCACTTTCGGCATCATCTCCCACCCTGACGCGGGCAAGACCACGCTGACCGAAAAGCTGCTGCTGTTCGGCGGCGCGATCCAGCTCGCCGGCACCGTCAAGGCGAGGAAGAGCGCGCGCCACGCGACGTCCGACTGGATGGAAGTCGAAAAGCAGCGCGGCATCTCGGTGAGCAGCTCGGTGATGCAGTTCGATTACGCCGGGCACACCATCAACCTGCTCGACACGCCGGGCCACCAGGACTTCTCGGAAGACACTTACCGCGTGCTGACCGCAGTCGATGCCGCGGTGATGGTCATCGACGCGGCCAAAGGCGTCGAGACGCAGACGATCAAGCTGCTCGAAGTGTGCCGGCTGCGCAACACGCCGATCATCACGTTCATCAACAAGATGGACCGCGAAGTGCGCGAGAGCTTCGATCTGCTGCAGGAGATCGAGGAGGTGCTGAAGATCGACTGCGCGCCGATCACGTGGCCGATCGGCATGGGCAAGACGTTCCGCGGCGTCTATCACCTGCTCGAAGACCGCGTGCTGCGCTTCGCTCCCGGCGAGGAAAAGCGCAGCGAGGCCGAAGTCATCAAAGGAATCGCGAACGCGCAGCTCGACGCCCTGTTCCCGCTCGAAGTCGGCAAGCTGCGCGAGGAAGTGGAGCTGATCCAGGGCGCCTCGCACCCGTTCTCGCTCGGCGACTTCCTCGCCGGCAAGCAGACGCCGGTGTTCTTCGGCTCGGGCATCAACAACTTCGGCGTGCAGGAGATCCTGCAGGCGCTGCTCGACTGGGCGCCGCCGCCGCAGCCGCGCGTCGCAGGCGCCGGCGAGGCGAGCGAGCGCCTGGTCATGCCCGCCGAGGCGCCGTTCTCGGGTTTCGTGTTCAAGATCCAGGCGAACATGGACCCGAAGCACCGCGACCGCATCGCGTTCTTCCGCATCTGCTCCGGGCGCTATTCATCGGGGATGAAAGTGAAGCACGTGCGCATGGGGCGCGAGATGAAGCTCGCGAATGCGCTGACGTTCATGGCGAACGAACGCGTGCTGAAGGAAGACGGCGTCGCCGGCGACATCATCGGCATTCACAACCACGGCCAGCTGCACATCGGCGACACGCTGACCGAAGGCGAGAACCTCGGCTACAAGGGCATCCCGTATTTCTCGCCGGAACTCTTCAGCGCCGCGCGCCTGCGCGACCCGCTGAAGTCCAAGCAATTGCAGAAAGGCCTGCAGGAGCTCGGCGAGGAAGGGGCGATCCAGGTGTTCGAGCAGGAAGGCGGCAACATGCTGCTCGGCGCGGTCGGCCAGCTGCAGTTCGAAGTCGTCGCGCAGCGCCTCAAGGACGAATACAAGGTCGACGCGGTCTTCGAGTCCGCCGACATCCACACCGCGCGCTGGCTGACCTTCCCGGATGAAGTCACGCGCCGCAACTTCGAGCGCGAACAGGGCATGCGGGTCGGCAAGGATGTCGACGGCAACCCGGTGTATCTGGCGACGAGCCGCTACAACCTCGAAGTGACGATGGAAAAGTGGCCGAAAGTCGGTTTCCACGCGACGCGGGAACACGGCGAGAAGCTGAGCTGA
- a CDS encoding TerC family protein, protein MIELLTDPQLIFAFLTLTVLELVLGIDNIIFISILVDKLPPERRAFARRLGLFLAMFMRLALLSLLAWLASLNRALFEVFGHGFSARDVILLLGGLFLVWKSTGEIHQLMEGEEGEASSAVKATFAAVITQIIVIDLVFSLDSIITAIGMVDNLAVMIAAVVASVGLMMVASGPIGDFVSAHPTVKMLALSFLMVVGVVLIAEGFGHHVPKGYIYSAMAFSVVVEMLNIRMRKRAAKPVELHEPYVPGKAGERA, encoded by the coding sequence ATGATCGAACTCCTGACCGACCCGCAGCTGATTTTCGCTTTCCTCACCCTCACCGTCCTCGAGCTGGTGCTCGGGATCGACAACATCATCTTCATCTCGATCCTCGTCGACAAGCTGCCGCCCGAGCGGCGCGCTTTTGCCCGGCGGCTCGGCCTGTTCCTCGCGATGTTCATGCGTCTGGCGCTGCTGTCGCTCCTCGCCTGGCTCGCCAGCCTGAACAGGGCGCTGTTCGAAGTGTTCGGGCACGGATTCTCGGCGCGCGACGTCATCCTGTTGCTCGGCGGCCTGTTCCTCGTGTGGAAGAGCACCGGCGAGATCCACCAGCTGATGGAAGGCGAGGAGGGCGAAGCGTCGAGCGCGGTCAAGGCGACGTTCGCCGCAGTCATCACGCAGATCATCGTCATCGACCTGGTGTTCTCGCTCGACTCGATCATCACCGCGATCGGCATGGTGGACAACCTCGCCGTGATGATCGCGGCAGTCGTCGCGTCGGTCGGACTGATGATGGTCGCGTCCGGCCCGATCGGCGACTTCGTCTCGGCGCACCCGACGGTGAAGATGCTCGCGCTGTCGTTCCTGATGGTCGTCGGTGTCGTGCTGATCGCCGAAGGCTTCGGCCACCACGTGCCGAAAGGCTACATCTATTCGGCGATGGCGTTCTCGGTCGTCGTCGAGATGCTCAACATCCGCATGCGCAAGCGTGCGGCGAAGCCGGTCGAGCTGCATGAACCGTATGTTCCCGGCAAGGCGGGGGAGCGGGCCTGA
- a CDS encoding glycine zipper 2TM domain-containing protein has protein sequence MNIRTGVSAIVLAIAASGCATWDNMSSRERSAVIGAGVGGTAGAVATDGGVLGTVGGAAIGGVIGDQVGKRRQP, from the coding sequence ATGAACATCCGGACCGGTGTTTCGGCAATAGTGCTGGCGATCGCTGCCAGCGGCTGTGCAACGTGGGACAACATGTCGTCGCGTGAAAGGAGTGCCGTGATCGGCGCGGGCGTGGGCGGGACGGCCGGGGCGGTCGCGACTGACGGCGGAGTGCTCGGCACCGTCGGCGGCGCGGCGATCGGCGGCGTGATCGGCGACCAGGTCGGCAAGCGGCGCCAGCCTTGA